Proteins encoded within one genomic window of Sphaerotilus montanus:
- a CDS encoding long-chain-fatty-acid--CoA ligase: MHTTTRPWLQSYPEGVPATIDVETHRSLIDLLDTSFHRHANRQAALFLGQPISFRTIDEQSVALGAWLQSRGLARGTRVALMMPNLPQYMVALAAVLRAGLIVVNVNPLYTARELQHQLVDSGAEAIVILENFAGTLAEVLHQTPVKHVVLAAMGDMLPPWRRHLVNFVVRHVRKMVPEYRLPSGNGHSVTRFNDAVAAGSRLKLARSAVGPDDVAFLQYTGGTTGVSKGATLLHRNVVANILQSEAWFQPMLDRFGNQQMTSVCALPLYHIFALTVSYFLGARLGQRLILIPNPRDLPALIGALQGHRIHMFPAVNTLYNALAHNAEFARLDFSQLVVSNGGGMAVQQATAEKWLKVTGCPIAEGYGLSETSPVATANRIDLKEFTGTIGLPVPSTDIAIRDDDGQDVPAGQPGEICIRGPQVMAGYWRRPDETAQVMTADGYFKSGDIGVMDERGYVRIVDRKKDMILVSGFNVYPTEIEQVVNLHPGVLECAAIGIPDARTGEAVKLFVVKDDPALAEEDLAAYCKENFTAYKRPKLIEFRDELPKSNVGKILRRELRT, from the coding sequence ATGCACACCACCACCCGCCCCTGGCTGCAGAGCTACCCGGAAGGCGTGCCTGCGACCATCGATGTCGAGACGCACCGTTCGCTGATCGATCTGCTGGACACCAGCTTCCACCGCCACGCCAACCGGCAGGCCGCCCTGTTCCTCGGCCAGCCGATCTCCTTTCGCACCATCGACGAACAGTCGGTCGCCCTGGGGGCCTGGCTGCAGTCCAGGGGACTGGCCCGCGGCACCCGCGTGGCACTGATGATGCCCAACCTGCCGCAATACATGGTGGCCCTCGCTGCCGTGCTGCGTGCCGGCCTCATCGTCGTCAACGTCAACCCGCTCTACACCGCCCGCGAACTCCAGCACCAGCTCGTCGACTCCGGTGCCGAGGCCATCGTCATCCTGGAAAACTTCGCCGGCACGCTCGCGGAGGTCCTCCATCAGACGCCGGTGAAGCACGTCGTGCTGGCCGCGATGGGCGACATGCTGCCGCCGTGGCGACGTCATCTGGTGAACTTCGTGGTGCGCCATGTGCGCAAGATGGTGCCCGAATACCGGCTGCCGTCCGGCAACGGACACAGCGTCACGCGCTTCAACGACGCCGTCGCGGCAGGCAGTCGCCTGAAACTCGCACGCAGCGCGGTCGGCCCCGACGATGTCGCCTTCCTGCAGTACACCGGTGGCACGACCGGCGTGTCCAAGGGCGCGACACTGCTGCACCGCAACGTGGTGGCCAACATCCTGCAGAGCGAAGCGTGGTTCCAGCCCATGCTGGACCGGTTCGGCAACCAGCAGATGACCAGCGTGTGCGCGCTGCCGCTCTACCACATCTTCGCCCTGACGGTGTCGTACTTCCTGGGCGCGCGCCTGGGCCAGCGGCTGATCCTGATTCCGAATCCGCGCGACCTGCCGGCGCTGATCGGCGCGCTCCAGGGGCACCGCATCCACATGTTCCCGGCCGTCAACACGCTCTACAACGCGCTGGCCCACAACGCCGAGTTCGCGCGGCTCGACTTCTCGCAGCTCGTCGTCTCCAACGGTGGCGGCATGGCGGTGCAGCAGGCCACGGCCGAGAAGTGGCTCAAGGTCACCGGCTGCCCGATCGCCGAGGGCTACGGCCTGTCGGAAACCTCGCCCGTGGCCACCGCCAACCGCATCGACCTGAAGGAGTTCACGGGCACCATCGGCCTGCCGGTGCCTTCGACCGACATCGCCATCCGCGACGATGACGGCCAGGACGTGCCGGCCGGCCAGCCGGGCGAGATCTGCATCCGTGGGCCGCAGGTGATGGCCGGCTACTGGCGGCGCCCCGACGAGACGGCCCAGGTCATGACCGCCGACGGCTACTTCAAGTCCGGCGACATCGGCGTGATGGACGAGCGCGGCTACGTCCGCATCGTCGACCGCAAGAAGGACATGATCCTGGTGTCCGGCTTCAACGTGTACCCGACCGAGATCGAGCAGGTGGTCAACCTGCACCCCGGCGTGCTCGAGTGTGCGGCGATCGGCATCCCGGACGCGCGCACCGGCGAAGCGGTCAAGCTGTTCGTCGTCAAGGACGATCCGGCGCTCGCCGAAGAGGATCTGGCGGCTTACTGCAAGGAAAACTTCACCGCCTACAAGCGGCCGAAGCTCATCGAGTTTCGTGACGAGCTGCCCAAGAGCAACGTCGGCAAGATCCTGCGTCGTGAATTGCGCACCTGA